In a single window of the Primulina huaijiensis isolate GDHJ02 unplaced genomic scaffold, ASM1229523v2 scaffold43279, whole genome shotgun sequence genome:
- the LOC140970007 gene encoding early nodulin-93-like, with product MFKNFTLFEERRQTQTSMTSSSKEAKIVTAENCIRAGWQAGFKAAFITCVATAIPTLAAVRTIPWAKASINYTGQALIISGASIAAFFINADKTILHGAKKNARYDRKP from the exons ATGTTCAAGAACTTTACATTATTTGAGGAAAGAAGACAGACACAAACAAGCATGACATCCTCGAGCAAAGAAGCCAAGATTGTAACGGCCGAAAATTGCATTCGAG CTGGTTGGCAGGCTGGATTCAAGGCAGCTTTCATTACATGTGTAGCCACTGCTATACCCAca TTGGCTGCAGTTCGTACAATTCCCTGGGCCAAGGCAAGCATAAATTATACTGGTCAAGCTCTCATCATCTCTGGAG CATCCATTGCTGCTTTCTTCATTAATGCTGACAAAACCATCCTCCATGGAGCAAAAAAGAATGCTCGATACGATAGGAAGCCATGA
- the LOC140970016 gene encoding serine/threonine-protein kinase Aurora-2 isoform X1, translating into MAIDESQQEHKASSESTTAEEIRWTINDFDIGKPLGRGKFGHVYLAREKRSNHIVALKVLFKSQLKQSQVEHQLRREVEIQSHLRHPNILRLYGYFYDQKRVYLILEYAAKGELYKELQKCKYFSERRAATYVASLARALIYCHGKHVIHRDIKPENLLVGAQGELKIADFGWSVHTFNRRRTMCGTLDYLPPEMVETVEHDSSVDIWSLGVLCYEFMYGVPPFEEKKHSDTYKRIIQVEFKFPPKPIISSLAKELISQMLVKESSQRLPLHKLLEHPWIVQNADPSGVYRG; encoded by the exons ATGGCGATCGACGAGTCTCAGCAAGAACACAAG GCTTCGTCAGAGAGCACAACAGCAGAGGAAATAAGGTGGACTATCAATGATTTCGACATAGGAAAGCCTCTTGGTAGAGGAAAGTTTGGGCATGTATATCTAGCTAGGGAAAAGAGG AGCAATCATATAGTTGCACTGAAGGTGCTATTTAAGAGCCAGCTGAAACAGTCTCAGGTTGAGCACCAGCTTCGCCGTGAAGTTGAAATACAGAGCCATCTTCGACATCCAAACATATTGCGACTCTATGGTTATTTTTATGACCAG AAACGAGTTTATTTGATTCTGGAATATGCTGCCAAGGGAGAACTCTACAAAGAGCTGCAGAAGTGCAAATATTTTAGTGAAAGACGTGCTGCTACG TATGTTGCTTCATTAGCTCGTGCGCTAATATACTGTCATGGAAAACACGTGATTCATCGAGACATTAAACCAGAAAATCTTTTGGTTGGGGCACAG GGTGAGCTCAAAATTGCAGATTTTGGTTGGTCTGTGCACACATTCAATCGAAGGCGGACTATGTGTGGAACTCTGGATTATCTTCCGCCTGAGATGG TGGAGACTGTGGAGCATGACTCAAGTGTGGACATTTGGAGTCTTGGTGTCCTTTGCTACGAATTTATGTATGGGGTGCCCCCTTTCGAAGAGAAAAAACATTCAGATACGTATAAAAG GATTATCCAGGTGGAATTTAAATTCCCCCCCAAGCCTATTATCTCATCATTGGCCAAAGAGCTCATAAGTCAG ATGCTCGTCAAGGAATCTTCACAGCGTCTGCCTCTGCACAAGCTACTTGAGCATCCATGGATTGTGCAAAATGCTGATCCATCAGGCGTCTACAGAGGTTGA
- the LOC140970016 gene encoding serine/threonine-protein kinase Aurora-1 isoform X2 — MAIDESQQEHKSNHIVALKVLFKSQLKQSQVEHQLRREVEIQSHLRHPNILRLYGYFYDQKRVYLILEYAAKGELYKELQKCKYFSERRAATYVASLARALIYCHGKHVIHRDIKPENLLVGAQGELKIADFGWSVHTFNRRRTMCGTLDYLPPEMVETVEHDSSVDIWSLGVLCYEFMYGVPPFEEKKHSDTYKRIIQVEFKFPPKPIISSLAKELISQMLVKESSQRLPLHKLLEHPWIVQNADPSGVYRG, encoded by the exons ATGGCGATCGACGAGTCTCAGCAAGAACACAAG AGCAATCATATAGTTGCACTGAAGGTGCTATTTAAGAGCCAGCTGAAACAGTCTCAGGTTGAGCACCAGCTTCGCCGTGAAGTTGAAATACAGAGCCATCTTCGACATCCAAACATATTGCGACTCTATGGTTATTTTTATGACCAG AAACGAGTTTATTTGATTCTGGAATATGCTGCCAAGGGAGAACTCTACAAAGAGCTGCAGAAGTGCAAATATTTTAGTGAAAGACGTGCTGCTACG TATGTTGCTTCATTAGCTCGTGCGCTAATATACTGTCATGGAAAACACGTGATTCATCGAGACATTAAACCAGAAAATCTTTTGGTTGGGGCACAG GGTGAGCTCAAAATTGCAGATTTTGGTTGGTCTGTGCACACATTCAATCGAAGGCGGACTATGTGTGGAACTCTGGATTATCTTCCGCCTGAGATGG TGGAGACTGTGGAGCATGACTCAAGTGTGGACATTTGGAGTCTTGGTGTCCTTTGCTACGAATTTATGTATGGGGTGCCCCCTTTCGAAGAGAAAAAACATTCAGATACGTATAAAAG GATTATCCAGGTGGAATTTAAATTCCCCCCCAAGCCTATTATCTCATCATTGGCCAAAGAGCTCATAAGTCAG ATGCTCGTCAAGGAATCTTCACAGCGTCTGCCTCTGCACAAGCTACTTGAGCATCCATGGATTGTGCAAAATGCTGATCCATCAGGCGTCTACAGAGGTTGA